Proteins co-encoded in one Garra rufa chromosome 21, GarRuf1.0, whole genome shotgun sequence genomic window:
- the pcare1 gene encoding photoreceptor cilium actin regulator, protein MGCSPSHGNGLHGAQDAFRRGRTLLPGTLERLGESQSDDGSSGESCGQDTERDSSTVRNNTSSTSLRRKFSTAEHEGAASAKLGTQEINIDILSQGKEQQEEKREACEKKGAKKSKKGPKGVKLSKKKEKERKRFPEEKVDFPETLVKAHQAAYAYLNPSISKYEDLLGLLDHAAQTQISLQPMVAFMILRYEEINKGLQEIVEEGEMMLKENGEHLAWPCDKKNSSSPNSAKNVTFPTCSEPPPDLLQQLLQYTVQRMRQVGQSVCTIGDTALEEAVDYFSSITEILDEKLRTKRASESRLKRLLSRIEAASQKKPGPDDSALFSEDSGLGAESESLAGSDRQRQRRESCESTGTICAASSSPCGSTPVYRRSYRGRLLKTISNSSSLNSIDSTCTIAEKEQRDTESLLGSVSLDEGGRDVEDGSEEEKYKDKRTKQTDYFIPDRRQPRRLPAKRIENPKNVEMTLKLKDAISGQIRFLPSQGPGEKAKQADNPNSSSQWTEDGDKSSKRPQTAASRTSKKKTTVTKRSRSADSLRNKVEDPTLIELERTQKELNQRLERITKVKCEGNTKQSSSKKIQLPQTQTISSVAADRQRSLNRNIFSPSNQRKATTKVDQESAKEEIEEKKKKDKGKGKEKDKKTLPVNGPVKVIPVPSPPPSPRLSSGLYRERNSVKKLIDTFSLGLEESKQSTDSAKIIGPLKGVRKCGVPIIPGLGPSATLAFNDNNMLSSQGELQCSERTEDLDIDNLPPPPLEVLMDNSFENAQTKDTRENVTRRGRSILPKRTAMSQRLRASLQSVTVLPSKGNLCKCSVSMSPIRSTQQDTRGVAKGGHHDSSYETDTESEEAASLYKQARKIIHLRHSSDSPTEKPTAEQGHRQLSSCQGDVELSQKENNTNETVPNNACKNQNPATPTVSRTRVLPSTPLLHRRLPSPPVLKSQATSSASPPVVRKLPSPLSSGQRTLPSTPATRQDQTPITVTGVTYPFKAPSPPASPKVHRWSRENSSEDSSRVFSNARSVFCPVSTSLFEAQPVPTPKPPQAWASSGSSVLPRPWGERGRLPVSARGPQPFIRRSQSDRRPSLSLPPRVPVISVAETCGSEPAISTHGLEDGSVREDKPWNDQTEIRGAIRSVSHPDLCIVGQGLQREWEK, encoded by the exons ATGGGCTGCTCTCCCTCACATGGGAATGGTCTCCACGGAGCACAGGATGCATTCAGAAGAGGGAGAACTCTACTTCCAGGGACTCTTGAAAGACTTGGAGAATCACAGTCTGATGATGGCAGCAGTGGAGAATCTTGTGGACAGGACACAGAGAGAGACAGCTCAACTGTTCGGAACAACACAAGTTCAACGTCGTTAAGGAGGAAATTCTCTACGGCTGAGCATGAAGGGGCTGCTTCTGCCAAACTAGGCACACAAGAGATTAACATCGATATATTATCTCAAGGGAAGGAACAACAAGAAGAAAAACGTGAGGCTTGTGAGAAAAAGGGTGCGAAGAAATCAAAGAAAGGTCCTAAAGGTGTCAAATTAAGCAagaagaaagaaaaggaaagaaaacGTTTTCCTGAAGAAAAAGTAGACTTTCCAGAGACACTTGTAAAGGCTCATCAAGCGGCGTATGCATATCTTAACCCCAGCATAAGTAAATATGAAGATTTGTTGGGGTTACTTGATCATGCCGCCCAAACCCAAATTTCCTTGCAACCTATGGTGGCATTCATGATCTTACGCTATGAGGAAATAAACAAAGGGCTGCAGGAAATAGTGGAAGAGGGGGAGATGATGTTAAAAGAAAATGGAGAGCATCTGGCATGGCCTTGTGATAAAAAGAATTCTTCCTCACCCAACTCAGCAAAAAATGTGACCTTTCCCACCTGCAGTGAGCCCCCACCAGACCTACTACAACAACTCCTTCAGTACACCGTACAGAGAATGCGTCAGGTAGGTCAATCAGTGTGTACAATTGGGGATACCGCGCTTGAGGAGGCGGTGGATTACTTTTCCTCTATTACTGAAATTCTAGATGAGAAGCTCAGGACAAAACGTGCATCAGAGTCCAGATTAAAGCGGCTGCTTTCTCGAATTGAGGCCGCATCACAGAAAAAACCTGGCCCAGATGACTCTGCACTATTTAGTGAAGACAGTGGACTTGGGGCAGAAAGTGAGTCCCTGGCAGGTTCAGACAGACAACGTCAACGTAGAGAAAGTTGTGAGTCAACTGGAACCATTTGTGCTGCATCAAGTAGCCCTTGCGGTTCTACACCAGTTTACCGAAGGTCATACAGAGGCAGACTTCTCAAAACAATAAGCAACAGCAGCTCTCTTAACTCTATAGACTCAACTTGCACTATTGCAGAAAAAGAACAGAGAGATACAGAATCACTACTTGGCTCTGTCTCCTTGGACGAAGGTGGTCGGGATGTGGAGGATGGTAGTGAAGAGGAAAAATACAAGGATAAAAGAACCAAACAAACAGATTATTTTATTCCAGACCGGAGGCAACCACGTCGTTTGCCAGCAAAGCGAATAGAGAATCCAAAAAACGTTGAAATGACATTAAAGCTAAAAGATGCCATTAGTGGTCAAATTCGTTTTTTGCCATCCCAAGGCCCTGGAGAAAAAGCAAAACAGGCAGATAACCCAAACAGCAGTAGTCAGTGGACTGAGGATGGTGACAAAAGTTCTAAAAGACCCCAAACAGCTGCTTCTAGAACCTCTAAGAAAAAGACCACAGTTACTAAACGGTCGAGATCAGCAGATTCTCTGCGTAATAAAGTAGAAGACCCTACACTCATTGAACTTGAGAGAACTCAAAAGGAACTCAATCAAAGGCTGGAGAGAATAACCAAAGTTAAGTGTGAAGGAAATACAAAACAGAGTTCATCTAAGAAAATCCAGCTACCGCAAACACAAACCATTTCATCAGTTGCTGCTGACAGGCAACGTTCTTTGAATAGGAACATTTTTTCTCCAAGTAATCAAAGAAAGGCAACTACAAAAGTTGACCAAGAAAGTGCGAAGGAAGAGatagaggaaaaaaagaaaaaggacaaAGGAAAGGGTAAGGAAAAGGATAAGAAAACCCTACCTGTTAATGGGCCTGTTAAGGTAATACCTGTGCCAAGCCCTCCACCGTCACCCCGCCTATCTTCAGGATTGTATAGGGAAAGGAATTCAGTTAAAAAACTGATTGACACATTTAGTCTGGGCTTGGAGGAAAGTAAACAGAGCACAGACAGTGCAAAAATTATTGGACCTCTTAAAGGTGTTAGAAAGTGTGGTGTTCCCATCATTCCAGGTTTAGGTCCCTCTGCCACATTAGCATTTAATGACAATAATATGCTCAGTAGTCAAGGGGAATTGCAATGCTCTGAAAGGACAGAGGATCTTGACATTGACAATCTACCACCCCCTCCACTTGAGGTTCTCATGGACAATTCCTTTGAAAATGCACAGACAAAGGACACGAGAGAAAATGTAACAAGGAGGGGCCGATCCATCCTGCCAAAAAGGACTGCAATGTCTCAGAGGTTACGAGCCTCTCTGCAGTCTGTTACAGTACTACCCAGTAAGGGGAATTTGTGTAAATGCTCTGTTAGCATGTCGCCAATTCGTTCCACACAACAGGATACCAGAGGAGTTGCGAAAGGTGGTCACCATGATTCCAGCTATGAGACAGACACGGAAAGTGAGGAGGCTGCCTCCCTTTACAAACAAGCAAGAAAGATAATCCACTTGAGGCATTCTTCTGACTCACCAACAGAGAAACCTACAGCTGAGCAGGGCCACAGGCAGCTTTCCTCCTGCCAAGGTGATGTAGAGCTTTCACAAAAGGAGAACAATACCAATGAAACAGTGCCAAACAATGCCTGCAAGAACCAAAACCCTGCCACTCCTACTGTATCCAGAACTCGTGTGTTACCATCCACGCCTCTGTTACATCGGAGACTCCCTAGTCCTCCAGTATTGAAAAGTCAAGCCACTTCTTCAGCTAGCCCCCCTGTAGTTCGTAAACTTCCATCCCCACTTTCTTCTGGGCAACGAACTCTGCCAAGCACCCCTGCAACACGGCAAGACCAAACCCCAATCACAGTGACAGGGGTCACTTACCCCTTTAAGGCGCCGTCACCCCCTGCTTCCCCAAAAGTGCATCGCTGGTCTAGAGAAAACAGTAGTGAGGACTCTTCAAGAGTGTTTAGTAATGCTCGATCAGTGTTTTGTCCGGTCTCAACATCGTTATTTGAGGCTCAGCCTGTGCCTACACCCAAGCCCCCTCAGGCATGGGCCTCCTCCGGTAGCAGCGTTTTGCCTCGACCCTGGGGAGAGCGTGGTCGACTGCCAGTGTCTGCACGAGGGCCCCAGCCATTCATCCGGCGCAGCCAGTCAGATAGGAGGCCCAGTCTAAGCCTGCCTCCCAGGGTGCCAGTCATCTCTGTGGCAGAGACATGTGGAAGTGAACCAGCAATTAGCACCCATGG GCTGGAAGATGGTTCAGTCAGAGAAGACAAGCCATGGAATGATCAAACAGAAATCAGAGGTGCAATTCGGTCTGTCTCGCATCCAGACTTGTGCATTGTAGGTCAGGGTCTACAAAGGGAATGGGAGAAATGA
- the LOC141295381 gene encoding G-protein coupled receptor family C group 6 member A-like — protein sequence MILLVLYGKPVMKQAGGNLCFLIMAGLTLSYTSVILFIGKPNVNICRGRQILYALGFSLTVSCILVKALRTFACFLAPHRQERVKKFYKPPAIITCGTLIQVLICIFWLIFDSPAVETFQSEQSMIVTVQCNEGSGIGFGIMLCYIALLAFVCFLMAFKGRKVPQAFNETGHIILSMLIYLFVWVCFTPVYIAKVNERYSIQAAAILVSCYGVIFCHFAPKWYMALCKKKEQLTREAYIARATTIDFIPEITQGPGFIMGSQNTINSVDTGLGSINSEFPYQTLRKRTRRKSI from the coding sequence ATGATCTTATTGGTCCTTTATGGAAAACCAGTCATGAAACAAGCAGGGGGAAACCTATGTTTTCTAATCATGGCAGGGTTAACACTCAGCTATACTAGTGTCATATTATTCATTGGCAAACCCAATGTTAACATTTGCAGGGGTCGACAGATCTTGTATGCCTTAGGGTTTTCACTCACAGTCTCATGTATTTTGGTTAAAGCTCTACGTACCTTTGCATGCTTTCTTGCACCGCATCGCCAGGAGCGTGTTAAAAAGTTTTACAAGCCCCCTGCCATCATAACTTGTGGTACTCTCATTCAAGTCCTCATCTGCATCTTCTGGTTGATATTTGATTCCCCAGCTGTGGAGACATTTCAATCTGAGCAAAGCATGATTGTTACTGTTCAGTGCAACGAAGGTTCTGGCATTGGATTTGGCATTATGCTTTGCTATATTGCATTGCTAGCATTTGTCTGCTTTTTGATGGCCTTTAAGGGGCGAAAGGTACCTCAGGCTTTCAATGAGACTGGACACATCATCCTAAGCATGCTAATTTACCTTTTTGTGTGGGTCTGTTTCACCCCTGTATACATTGCTAAGGTCAACGAACGGTATTCAATTCAAGCAGCTGCCATCTTGGTGTCATGCTATGGAGTTATTTTCTGTCACTTTGCACCTAAATGGTACATGGCTCTCTGTAAGAAGAAAGAACAGCTTACTCGAGAGGCATATATTGCAAGAGCCACTACCATTGACTTTATCCCAGAGATAACACAGGGACCTGGTTTTATAATGGGGTCACAAAATACCATTAACTCAGTTGATACTGGTTTGGGTTCAATCAATTCAGAATTTCCTTACCAGACATTACGCAAAAGAACAAGGCGCAAATCCATTTGA
- the LOC141295382 gene encoding G-protein coupled receptor family C group 6 member A-like: protein MKNKVILILAGSGSACEYSPGICGAWADGDIRIGVLSSCHSKVQTLHVRERPEKYNCTELNLLSLVRTLAVVHTIETINNSSFLPGVRLGYYICDTCSDASKAIQSTEQLLAVNGTLPVQCEVLERPNVKAIIGARFSEDSLAVARLLSLYMVPQISTTSSAQTLSDRVRYPAFLRTIPSDVHQTKAVVNFMKHFHWDWVGVVYGDDDYGKNALQSFLADSEGADICHAFKEALPHYLAHNEIDKRIQEVTETIRLSETKVVLLILKEELVYKLFKEMIQQNISRTWIASDAWSMSRNISRMEGINRVGDIFGFTFITGPNPSFKQFLQQLTLAPGSVNLFLEEYKELGKDTGFLTEAVDISITYGERLAVWSIAHALRLLLNCNETDCPGERDFPPWKLLKELKKINFTMDNQTFYFNASGNFMNGYDLINWQPQEASGQRSFVVVGNYNLMTKEVHIKAPITWSNPSNMVPVSMCSAICPPGTAKKLLKTSCCHNCTQCLEGTYSNETKIRI, encoded by the exons ATGAAGAATAAAG TCATTCTTATTTTGGCTGGTTCTGGGTCTGCCTGTGAATACTCACCAGGCATATGTGGGGCCTGGGCAGATGGGGATATAAGGATAGGGGTGCTCAGTTCCTGCCATTCTAAAGTACAGACACTACATGTGCGAGAACGTCCAGAAAAATACAACTGCACAGA ATTAAATCTCCTTTCACTTGTAAGGACTCTAGCTGTTGTGCATACTATTGAAACGATCAATAACTCCAGCTTCCTCCCGGGTGTGCGACTGGGCTATTACATCTGTGACACTTGCTCTGATGCATCAAAGGCCATTCAGAGCACTGAGCAGCTTCTTGCTGTGAATGGCACACTGCCTGTCCAATGTGAGGTGCTTGAAAGGCCTAATGTAAAAGCAATCATTGGAGCACGTTTCTCAGAAGACTCTCTGGCAGTGGCTCGGCTTCTGAGTCTATACATGGTCCCACAG ATAAGCACAACATCATCTGCACAAACACTTAGTGACAGGGTGCGATACCCAGCATTCCTGCGCACAATTCCCAGTGATGTTCACCAAACCAAAGCTGTGGTTAATTTCATGAAACACTTCCATTGGGACTGGGTTGGGGTAGTCTATGGCGATGATGACTATGGAAAAAATGCCTTACAAAGCTTCTTAGCTGATTCAGAAGGTGCAGATATCTGTCATGCTTTCAAAGAAGCATTGCCTCATTACCTAGCTCACAATGAAATTGACAAAAGGATCCAAGAGGTGACAGAAACAATCCGCTTATCCGAAACTAAAGTTGTTTTACTGATTTTAAAGGAAGAGCTGGTCTATAAACTGTTCAAAGAGATGATTCAGCAGAATATCTCACGTACTTGGATTGCAAGTGATGCTTGGTCAATGTCACGAAATATATCTCGAATGGAAGGAATCAACCGAGTAGGTGACATTTTTGGATTCACTTTCATCACTGGTCCTAATCCCAGTTTTAAGCAGTTTTTGCAGCAGCTGACTCTTGCTCCAGGCTCTGTAAACCTCTTTCTTGAAGAGTATAAGGAGTTAGGGAAAGACACAGGTTTTCTAACAGAAGCTGTCGACATCAGCATAACCTATGGTGAAAGGTTAGCTGTTTGGTCCATTGCTCACGCTTTAAGACTTCTTCTAAACTGCAATGAAACTGATTGCCCTGGAGAACGGGACTTTCCGCCATGGAAG ctcctcaAGGAACTGAAAAAGATAAATTTTACTATGGACAATCAAACATTCTATTTTAATGCATCTGGAAATTTCATGAACGGATATGATTTAATTAACTGGCAACCACAAGAAGCAAGTGGCCAGAGAAGCTTTGTTGTTGTTGGAAATTACAATCTGATGACAAAAGAAGTTCATATTAAGGCACCCATAACATGGAGTAATCCAAGCAATATG GTTCCTGTTTCCATGTGCTCTGCTATTTGCCCACCTGGTACAGCTAAGAAACTCCTCAAAACATCATGCTGCCATAATTGCACACAATGTTTAGAGGGTACTTACTCTAATGAAACAA AAATTAGAATTTGA